The following are encoded together in the Rhodothermales bacterium genome:
- a CDS encoding M1 family metallopeptidase yields the protein MLRLPCLISALAFLLSSPPVHAQQAASWQQSVAYEMDVRLDTDRHRLAGRQRLVYANNSPDTLRHVFYHLYFNAFQPTSMMAERNRHLPDPDRRVAPRIFELGPDEIGVQRVESLTQDGIPVTYRVDDTVMQVDLARPILPGASSTFEMEFEAQVPLQTRRSGRDSREGIDYSMTQWYPKMAAYDALGWHADPYVGREFYAPFGTFDVRITLPATYTLGATGVLQNPDAIGHGYGDPAISPTTARPLADSLTWHFRAERVHDFAWTADPDYLHTRLRVDDVPGRTEPVELHFLFQPDVAENWEAIGEQTAELIRFFSAHYGAYPYPQFTVAQGGDGGMEYPMITLITGDRPPRSLLGTTSHELAHMWFYGMVATNEADFAWMDEGFTSYISREALAHLRNADAAEPVSHASAREAIVRLQLLDLYERPSKPADWFETNRAYSAASYSAGEALADLLGYVMGDATRDAFLRAYVERFAFRHPYPADVLAVAKDLSGLQLDWLFEQFLHGERYDYSVDDITVEDAPGGVRSTIPLRRNEPGVLPVDVRLRFADGAEEWVTVPLTAMQGHKPVPADWTVAPAWAWTDPNYDLVVERPSRVVEAAVDPEGRMIDLDVANNRAVRNGPDVPLAFAGFLADPPSARGAITYALSPIAVYSHDYGGGGGAQLRVALPNDRGSVQLGVTLWPAVLGDEARGFDPVLPDYSPTPDLPGDLPFPPPAQNASSLDGVDYTAVYSRRLRALGPHDELRFSARKHLGIVENQMALTKVLGRYPTLRDWGHTLTLTLSHQDRTSDRAFEDYDPIDPPLFLEDTFGFDTGFSERPVLSSRLDYRIGDDDSEIAAFLEVGGSLGTEDGRFVPDNETANRLFVTATKAGGIGPFTGLARLAFGVGSDRLSPQKQFGLGSASVETRWRSDAYRVLATAPDDPQRDAHLFALSGVGPVAYLAAEPYPVSEFDYHRNDPSPYPTTGASVLAGTLALRFGPPSIPGLDPEWRALLAPLQFEVFSGFGSLQRPDGLFLDPVADAGFGVRYDLPAFTLLRGVIAQSDVLGGLRLAAKFPIWASDPERIGPGEEAFGFRWLIGVETGL from the coding sequence ATGCTCCGGCTGCCCTGCCTCATTTCGGCCCTCGCATTTCTCCTCTCGTCGCCCCCCGTGCACGCGCAGCAGGCCGCCTCGTGGCAGCAGTCCGTGGCGTATGAGATGGACGTCCGGCTCGACACCGACCGGCACCGGCTCGCCGGGCGGCAGCGCCTCGTCTACGCCAACAACAGCCCGGACACGCTGCGGCACGTGTTCTACCACCTCTACTTCAACGCCTTCCAGCCGACCTCGATGATGGCGGAGCGGAACCGCCACCTCCCCGACCCCGACCGCCGCGTCGCCCCGCGCATCTTCGAGCTCGGCCCTGACGAGATCGGGGTTCAGCGCGTCGAATCGCTCACGCAGGACGGCATCCCCGTCACGTATCGCGTGGACGACACGGTGATGCAGGTCGACCTCGCCCGGCCGATCCTGCCCGGCGCGTCGTCGACGTTCGAGATGGAATTCGAGGCACAGGTGCCGCTGCAGACGCGCCGCAGCGGGCGCGACAGCCGCGAGGGCATCGACTACTCGATGACGCAGTGGTACCCGAAGATGGCCGCCTACGACGCGCTCGGCTGGCACGCCGACCCCTACGTCGGCCGCGAGTTCTACGCCCCGTTCGGCACGTTCGACGTCCGCATCACGCTTCCCGCCACGTACACGCTCGGCGCGACGGGCGTGCTGCAGAACCCCGATGCCATCGGTCACGGTTACGGTGACCCTGCCATCTCTCCCACGACGGCCCGCCCGCTCGCCGACTCGCTCACGTGGCACTTCCGCGCCGAGCGCGTCCACGACTTCGCGTGGACCGCCGACCCCGACTACCTGCATACCCGTCTCCGTGTAGACGACGTGCCCGGCCGCACCGAACCCGTCGAACTCCACTTCCTCTTTCAGCCCGACGTGGCGGAAAACTGGGAAGCGATCGGCGAGCAGACGGCGGAGCTGATCCGCTTCTTCAGCGCGCACTACGGCGCGTATCCGTACCCGCAGTTCACGGTGGCGCAGGGCGGCGACGGCGGGATGGAATACCCGATGATCACGCTCATCACCGGCGACCGCCCGCCGCGCTCGCTCCTAGGCACGACCTCGCACGAACTGGCCCACATGTGGTTTTACGGGATGGTCGCCACGAACGAGGCCGACTTCGCGTGGATGGACGAGGGGTTCACGAGCTACATCTCCCGCGAAGCCCTCGCCCACCTCCGCAACGCCGATGCCGCCGAGCCCGTGAGCCACGCGAGCGCCCGCGAAGCCATCGTCCGCCTCCAACTCCTCGACCTCTACGAGCGGCCGAGCAAGCCCGCCGACTGGTTCGAGACGAACCGGGCCTACAGCGCCGCCTCGTACTCCGCCGGCGAAGCCCTCGCCGACCTTCTCGGCTACGTCATGGGCGATGCGACGCGCGACGCCTTCCTTCGCGCATACGTCGAGCGCTTCGCCTTCCGCCACCCCTACCCCGCCGACGTGCTCGCCGTGGCGAAGGACCTGAGCGGGCTCCAGCTCGACTGGCTCTTCGAGCAATTCCTCCACGGCGAGCGCTACGATTACAGCGTCGACGACATCACGGTGGAGGACGCGCCGGGCGGCGTCCGCTCGACGATCCCGCTCCGGCGCAACGAACCCGGCGTACTGCCCGTCGACGTGCGGCTCCGCTTCGCCGACGGGGCCGAGGAGTGGGTGACGGTGCCGCTCACGGCGATGCAGGGCCACAAGCCCGTCCCCGCCGACTGGACCGTCGCCCCGGCGTGGGCGTGGACCGACCCGAACTATGACCTCGTCGTCGAGCGGCCGAGCCGCGTCGTCGAGGCCGCCGTGGACCCGGAGGGGCGGATGATCGACCTCGACGTGGCGAACAACCGCGCCGTGCGGAACGGGCCAGACGTGCCGCTCGCCTTCGCCGGATTCCTCGCCGACCCGCCCTCCGCACGCGGCGCCATCACGTATGCACTCAGCCCCATCGCGGTCTACAGCCACGACTACGGCGGCGGCGGCGGCGCCCAACTCCGCGTCGCCCTCCCGAACGACCGCGGCTCGGTCCAGCTCGGCGTGACGCTCTGGCCCGCCGTCCTCGGCGACGAGGCGCGCGGCTTCGACCCGGTGCTGCCGGACTACAGCCCCACACCCGATCTGCCCGGCGACCTCCCCTTCCCCCCTCCCGCGCAGAACGCCTCCTCGCTCGACGGGGTCGACTACACCGCCGTCTACAGCCGCCGCCTCCGCGCCCTCGGCCCGCACGACGAGTTGAGGTTCAGCGCGCGGAAGCACCTCGGCATCGTGGAAAACCAGATGGCGCTGACGAAAGTGCTCGGCCGCTACCCGACGCTCCGCGACTGGGGCCACACGCTCACCCTCACGCTCAGCCACCAGGACCGCACCTCCGACCGGGCCTTCGAGGACTACGACCCGATCGATCCGCCTCTCTTTTTGGAGGACACCTTTGGCTTCGACACCGGGTTCAGCGAACGCCCCGTGCTCTCGTCGCGGCTCGACTACCGGATCGGTGACGATGACAGCGAGATCGCCGCATTCCTCGAAGTCGGCGGCAGCCTCGGGACGGAAGATGGCCGCTTCGTCCCCGACAACGAGACCGCCAACCGGCTCTTCGTGACGGCGACGAAGGCCGGCGGCATCGGGCCGTTCACCGGCCTCGCCCGACTCGCGTTCGGCGTCGGGTCTGACCGGCTGAGCCCGCAGAAGCAGTTCGGGCTCGGCTCGGCCTCCGTCGAGACGCGGTGGCGCTCCGACGCGTACCGCGTGCTCGCCACCGCGCCGGACGACCCGCAGCGCGACGCGCACCTCTTCGCGCTCTCCGGCGTCGGCCCCGTCGCGTACCTCGCCGCCGAGCCGTACCCGGTCTCCGAGTTCGATTACCACCGGAACGACCCTTCCCCCTACCCCACGACCGGCGCGTCGGTGCTCGCCGGGACGCTCGCGCTCCGCTTCGGCCCACCGAGCATTCCGGGACTCGATCCCGAGTGGCGGGCCCTGCTCGCCCCGCTGCAATTCGAGGTCTTCAGCGGCTTCGGCTCGCTCCAACGGCCCGATGGTCTGTTCCTCGACCCCGTCGCCGACGCCGGGTTCGGCGTCCGCTACGACCTCCCGGCGTTCACGCTCCTCCGCGGCGTCATCGCCCAATCCGACGTGCTGGGAGGGCTCCGCCTCGCGGCGAAGTTCCCGATCTGGGCCAGTGACCCCGAACGCATCGGACCAGGCGAAGAGGCGTTCGGCTTCCGCTGGCTCATCGGCGTCGAGACGGGGCTGTAG
- a CDS encoding HU family DNA-binding protein, which produces MTKADIVDRIADGTGLTKLETEAVVDGFVITVMAALEAGGSVELRGFGSFRVRERAARMARNPQTDEPVEVPRQFVPAFKPSREFRRVVNEAHAAAEAEAEASEKR; this is translated from the coding sequence GTGACGAAAGCTGATATCGTAGACCGCATCGCGGACGGAACGGGGCTGACGAAGTTGGAGACGGAGGCCGTCGTGGACGGCTTCGTCATCACCGTGATGGCAGCGCTGGAGGCCGGCGGCTCGGTCGAGTTGCGGGGGTTCGGGTCGTTCCGCGTGCGGGAGCGGGCGGCGCGGATGGCGCGCAACCCGCAGACGGACGAGCCCGTGGAGGTGCCGCGCCAGTTCGTCCCGGCGTTTAAGCCGTCGCGGGAGTTTCGGCGGGTCGTGAACGAAGCGCACGCGGCGGCGGAGGCCGAGGCCGAAGCTTCCGAGAAACGGTAA